DNA sequence from the Candidatus Saccharibacteria bacterium oral taxon 488 genome:
AGCAAATCACCAAGGCGATGCAGTTGGTGGCCGCCAGCAAAATGCGTCGTTCGCAAGAGGCGGACAAGGCCTCGGCTCCCTACACTATGGCGGCTGAAGAGTTGCTGAGTTACTTGGCGAGTCAAGGTGCGACGGATAATCACCCACTGTTTAAGCGCCGCAAAATTACCAAGCGTTTGATTATCGTCATTGCCAGCGACAAGGGTCTGGCCGGTGCGTATAACACCAATGTCTTGAAGAAATATCTGGAGCTACTGAAGCGCGACGACGAGCGCGGCATTGAGAATCTAACCTTGACAATTGGGCGTCGGGCGTCGCAGTTTGCCTCGCGACTGAAGGATACGAAGATTATCGGTACGTACGAGGACCTGCCAGATCAGCCGTCGGGACTGACTTTTCACACGATTTTAAATACCGCCATTAGCATGTTTGAGGATGGCGAAGTTGACGCAGTGACGCTGGTATATACGCGGTTTGTTAATAGCATGGTGCAGACGGCGGAGCTGTCGCGCTTGCTACCGGCGGGTACCAAGGCACTGATTGATCCGAGCGAGGTCTCGAACACAGTTTCTGATGCCAAGTATGAGCCGAGCATTCCAGAAGTGCTGGACGCCGTGGCGAACCGTTTGACGGGTGCGCGATTGCTGCAGGCGTTGCTGGACGCTCGCGCCAGTGAGCACTCCATGCGGATGATGGCCATGAAGAATGCGACAGATAATGCGTCTGACTTGGTGGACGATTTGACCTTGGCGATGAACAAAGCTCGCCAGGGGGCGATTACTCAGGAGCTGGCCGAAATTTCTGGCGGCGTGGAGGCGATGAAACAATGATGAATAACACAACCCTATTCGTCAGTACTGTTGTCGTAAAAGACGGAAAGCTATTGGTTGTTCAAGAGGGGAAAAATAACTACGGGCAGTTAGGTACGTGGAATTTTCCGGCGGGACATGTCGAGCCGGGCGAAAGTTTGGTGGAGGCGGCGGTGCGCGAAGCGAAGGAAGAATCTGGCTATACAGTTGCAATTGACGGTATTCTGTCGGTGCTGTTGAAAAATACTGATTCTGGTATGTCGTTGATCGTGTTTTTCCTGGGTCGTATTGCCGATAATTCTCTTGTCGCGCGCGAAGCAGGAATCCAGCAGGTTGACTTCGTAACGTTAGAGGCTTTGGAGAAACTAAACTTGCGTTTTCCTGATGATATGATAGAACCAGCTCGTCGAGCGCTGTTGGGTAAGAGCTATCCTTTGGATATAATTATGGATTATCAGGAGGCGTAGACGCGGTATGAAAAGTGAGATTAATACAAAGGAAGTGCGGAGGAAAAATTGATGAGTAAAACACTAGGAAAAATTATTCAAATCGTTGGCGTGGTGGTCGATGTGGAGTTTCCACGTGACGTTAAATTGCCGGCGATTTATGACGCGTTGCATGTCAAGAATGGCAAAGAGACGCTGGTGTTGGAGGTAGCGCAGCACCTGGACGAGCACACCGTGCGGACGATCGCGCTGTCGTCGACTGACGGCTTGGCTCGCGGTGCGGACGTGGTGGCGACTGGTGCGCCGATTTCTGTGCCGGTGGGTGCCGAGACCCAGGGGCGCATGTTCAATGTGGTTGGTGAAGCGATTGACGAGAAACCACAGCCAAAGGGCAAAACCGCACCAATTCACCGCCCTGCTCCGGATTTGAGCGAGCAGTCAAACAAGACGGAGATTTTGGAAACTGGAATTAAGGTTGTCGACCTGATCGCACCGCTGGCCAAAGGTGGTAAAGCCGGTCTGTTCGCCGGTGCTGGTGTCGGTAAAACCGTCCTAATCACCGAGCTGATCAACAACATTGCCAAGTTCCACTCTGGTAACTCGGTGTTTGCTGGTGTGGGTGAGCGTACCCGTGAAGGAAATGACTTGTACTACGAAATGGAAGAAGCGGGCGTGCTGGACAAGACTTCGCTGGTGTTTGGCCAGATGAACGAGCCGCCTGGAGCACGTCTGCGCGTGGCACTGTCGGGTCTAGCGATGGCTGAAGCCTTTCGTGACGAAGGCAAAGATGTGCTGCTGTTTATCGACAATATTTACCGCTACACGCAGGCTGGTGCTGAGGTGTCGGCACTGCTTGGTCGTTTGCCAAGTGCCGTGGGCTATCAGCCGAACTTGCAGCAAGAAATGGGTGCGTTGCAGGAGCGCATCACTTCAACCAAAAAGGGTTCGATCACCTCTGTTCAGGCGGTGTATGTGCCAGCTGACGATCTTACCGACCCAGCGCCAGCGACGACCTTCGCTCACCTGGATGCGACCATCGTGATGAACCGTGCTTTGACAGAAATTGGTATCTACCCTGCTGTCGACGTGCTGGATTCTAGCTCTAACTCGCTTGATCCAGAAATCGTTGGTGAGGAACATTACCGCGTGGCGCGCGAAGTTCAGCGAGTACTGCAGCAGTACAAGGAATTGCAGGATATCATCGCTATCCTCGGTATGGAAGAATTGTCAGACGACCAGAAGCAAATCGTTGCTCGGGCGCGCCGCATTCAGCGTTTCCTAGCGCAGCCATTCCACGTGGCTGAGAAATTTACTGGCAACCCTGGCGTGTACGTCAAATTGGAAGATACTATTCGTGACGCCGCTGACATCTTGGCTGGTAAATACGATGACAAGCCAGAAAGCTGGTTCTACATGGTGCAAGGCACACTGGCCGACCAAGTAGCTCGTGATGCTGAAAACGCAAAGCAACCAGAAGCAAAGAAGGACTAGCCTGATGGATCTAAAGCTGGTAACGCTCGGTGGTGTCAAGCTGGATGAGATGGTCTACTCGGTAACTATTCCGACGATTGACGGTGAGATTTCGGTGCTGCCGAGCCACGAACCGCTGGTGACGGTGGCGAGGGACGGCGTGATCACCGTGCGCCGGCGTCAAGAAGACCCCGACAATCAATTGGAATATTTCGCAATCTCCGGCGGCGTGGTGAAAATCGATTATTCATCGGTGCAAATCCTGGTGGACGAGGCCGACCATGGCGACGACATCATCGAGGCGGAGACTCAGGCGGCCCTGGAGCGCGCCATCAAAGCCCGCGACGAGGCCGGCGACCAAGTCGAGCGCGAGAAAGCCAAACAGCTCATCGACCGGCATATGGTGCGGTTGAAGGTGGCGGACTTGCATCGGCGCAAGCGACGACGGTAGTAGATTGTTTACAGTGTCATTTTAGGCGCACGTTTGATTACGATGTGTCTTGCGGTCGGTTATGGGCGCTCAGTTTTATTGATCATCCAGTAATTGGCGGACTTCGTCGGTGCTGGTGGTGTGCATCAATTGCTCGCGCAGTTCCTTGGCGCCGTCGAAGTCGCGGATGTAGATTTTGAAGAAGCGTTTGAGGGTTTCGAAGGGGCGGCCGAGGGCTGGCTGGTAGTGGTCAAAGAGGTCGAGGTGGTAATGTAGTAGATATATAAGCTCTGATTTAGTATTGTCGCTCCCGTCGTCGCCGTCTCCGACGGCACGTAGGTCGCTAAACGCGGGTCCTGCTAGTCGGTCCGCCCCTTCTTCTGAAAAATCAGAGATTTGTTCAGAAGTGGGTGCTGCCCCGCCGACTATCACCCGCTTATCCTCGATCTCCGAAGACACTCCGCCTTTCCGAAAACAAAACGGATCGCTGAAAATTCCCCGCCCGATCATGATACCGTTGATGCCGGGGTGCTGACGGGCGAGCTCTTTGCCTTGGGCGCGGTTGCGGATGTCGCCGTTGATGGTTAGCAAGGTTTGCGGGGCGATTTCGTCGCGCAGTTTGATGATGTCGTCGATAAGTTCGTAATGGGCTGGGACTTTGCTCATTTCTTTTTTGGTGCGCAGATGAATGGTCAGATTAACAATATCTTGCTGCAAAATAGTCGTCAGCCATTCTCGCCATTCGTCAACATACGTGTAGCCCAGCCTGGTTTTGACGCTGACTGGCAGGCCGGCAGTTTTGGCGGCAGCGATGGCGGCAACCGCCACGTCGGGTCGGCGGATGAGCGCTGCGCCACCAGATTTGATGGCGGATCTGGCGGGACAGCCCATGTTGATGTCGATGCCGTCAAAGCCGAGCTTGGCGCAATAGCCAGCAAATTGCTCCATATCGCCTGGCTCACCGCCCCAGATTTGGGCGACTAGCGGATGCTCGTCGTCGGTCTTGACGAGCCGCCCGGCGATGGCTTTGTCGCCAGCATGCACCCAGCCGGTGGCATTGGCAAATTCGGTGAAAAACACGTCGGGCGCGCCCGCCCTTTTCACGACATGACGAAACACCACGTCAGTGACGGCTTCCATGGGCGCCAAGATGAAAAATGGCTGCGGTAGATTGTCCCAGCATGTCATGTTCACGCCGTCAGCCCTTTACTAAATAATATACTTTCCGCGATAAATAGACGTAGCGCCTCCAGCTCGCCGCGAACCTGCGCTCGCTCCAGATAGGTATAGTACGCTCGCTTGCGCTCTTTGGCGACGAGGGGTGGTACCAACCCCAGTTGTAGGGCCTGGACAAAGAGCAAGAGTCGCCCGGTGCGACCGTTGCCATCGCTAAACGGATGGATTTTTTCAAATGTCGCATGAGTACGGGCTAGCCATTCTATCGGCTCTGTTTTGGGCGATTTGTTCATTTCGTCAATACACTCGGACATCGCTTCAGTAATGCGCAGATGGTTTACTGTTGTGACACGACTACCCATGATGCGCACACCGTGCCGGCGGTAGAGTCCGGCGTCAGACACCAGCGTGTTCATCAGCCGGACATGTGTTTGCAAGATCAGCTCTTCGCTCCACGTAAAATGCGTTCCTTCTTTGTGTAAGGCATCCAGCAGAAAGTAGAGCGCAGTGCGGTGGTTACGGGCCTCTATCTGTTCGCGCGCTGTCTTGTTGGCGAGGACGCGATTATCATCGTTCAGCACCTCTGCGACGTCCGCTAGGGTCATTGTGCTACCCTCGATCGTGTTCGTGTGGTAGGTCAAGTGGAGCGTCAGGATGTCAAGTAATTCTTGATTTGCTAGGAGTGTCCGGATCGTCATGCGGCTGGCATGGGCGGCACGTTCAGTAGCGAGGCGCTTCGCCTCGTCGATGGTGTCCTGCCCGATCATCTCTTGATGTAATAGCTGAATATTTGCCAGGTTTTTGGCGCGCGGCGACATGTGTTGGTGTACCCAGGCGTTGAGCGTACGCACCGGCACATCTAGGCGACGCGCCAGTTGTTCTTGGGTAAGGCCTGTCCGCATCAGAATTTCTTGGAGCAATTGCGCAGCATTCATGTCGTGATATTACCAAAACCTCATGATGTTTGTCAAATAGCACGATGTTTGCTAGGAGTCTGATGGTATGGTGGCGAGGGTTTTTGGATGTACAAGTGGCTACCCCTGCCCGATGATCACTCCCAAAAAGGTGAAATCCCCGCGTCATCGTTGACGCGGGGTGGTGGACTCAAGCGGTTCTGCTCGGAGTTGATCTCATCGCTGAGAAAAACTACTACGAGTGAACTCGCGAATCCAATGTTTTGGGGCCCCGCCGACCAGATGCATCCGGATACACCTGGTGGCGGGGTGGAGACTATCTATGCAGATAGCCTCCCGGGACTCTTCCCGGGGCCCCTCCGGGAAGAGCGAGGGGCGAAAACAATGCCGTTTTCGTGATAGACCAGAGTGGAGGTTACTGGCCTATCATGCGTACTGTTTATAGCTCAACGCTGAGCACAGTACGCACCCCAGTGGATGTGGCGGGAGTCGAACCCGCGAGATTCGGTGGTTTCTAGAACCTTGCCTCCTCCAAGCACACCCGTGATTTGTTCTCCGAAGCTTAACGGACTTCGGCGGGGGGATCACCCCCGGGGCCTTTAGCGCCCCGCCTGCACGGCTACTTCAGGTTCAGGATGGTGGCGTTACAATGGCAACACCTATATCCATCCTGCCTCCGCAGGGCATTGCCATCATACCAGATGGTACGATGGCATGACGAGCAGATCGACTTTGTGGTATCGCTACCACTGCATGTCTTGCTCGTCCGGATATAGTCATATCCGAATAGTCCCATGAGTTTTACCTCCTCTCACGGGACCTGGAGAGTTGCAGTGAGTGGACATCGCTTTCCACCAGACGCTACTCTGCGGATGCAGAGTGATGGTCGCCTGAGCGCACTCACCACAACAACTCTTCGAGTGAAGAGCCAAGTACGTTTATATCATACACAACTAAAAAAGTCAATAATCTCGGTAACCTAGCTTGACACAACAGAGGTTCTGGAGGGAGTAAATCTGGGGGGGGGGGGGGGAGGTTCGTGCCCTTATTTCCGCTATGTCCCGCGGAGGGATTACCGCCTCCCTGTCAACAAATCCTCCTCAAACTGCACCATCCCCTTATAATCCGCTGAATAGCCAGAGATATCTGGCAGTTCCAGCGTGGTGATTTTCCGCCAGACGACATTGATCAGTCGGGCGAATTCAGTCAGTTCTTCCTCAGAGAACGTGTCCTCCAGACTGAGGATGTCGCCGGTTTTCATGTCCGGCTCGACGAACTGTAGGCGGGCGCCGGTGAAGCTGAAATTGCCATAGTCGCGTGATGACGTGACCAAGAGTTGATAGAACATCAGCTGCTGGCGGTATTTGTGGAGCTTGATTTTTTCGTAATCAGATGTGCCCCTCCAGGAGTGCGATGGCTTGCCGGTCTTGTAATCGGTCACGAAGATAGTTTTATTATTCTTATCAATATCAGCGACGTCCAGCTTGCCGGTCAGGCGCGCGCCGCCAACGACGACGCCCTGATGAGCGAAATCGAGTTCCGCCAGCTCCGTGTCATGAAAATCGGACGATTTGGCGTCCAGAAACGCCGTCAGCGCCGCCGTGCCCTTGTCCAAATACAGTTCGAAATCGTCGGGCGGCAGGTGCTGGGTCTCGAGCGATGTGCGGAAATGTTGTAGGATGCGTTCGGCAGGCGGCAGGCGGTGGTCGGCGCGTAGCAGATTGTGCAGCTGCTGGAGGCTGGCGTGAATGGCGGTGCCGTAGCTGGCGGCGGGGCTTTTGGCGGACGGAAAGCGCAGCAGATTATTCAACAAAAAGTTCTGCGGACCGCCGCGCGAGACGTCGAGGAAATTATTCAGATGCGTAATGGAAAGTTTGTAAGTCTCTAAGGTCGGCGCCAGTACGTCCTTGAGTTCCGCGGTCATTGGCGCACTCAGCCGCGTGCTCCAGTCGGTTTGCGCCACGGTAATTTGCGCTGCGGGCGTGTTGGCAGCGGGGATAATCGTCGGCGCGTGGTCAGTCAGGAAGCTGGTGATCATAGTATCGCTGCCGGCGTCATTGGTCTGAGAATAGGTCATGGTCAAGGTGGTCTTGGCGCGGGTCATCGCCACGAAGAATAGCCGTAGCCGCTCGTCATAGCTGGCGCCGGCGGGCTGGAGCTGGAGGTTGGCGGGATAGCGAATTAGCCGCGAGCGCGAGCGGACTTTTTCGCCCCACGCGCTGTCGATTGCCCCGATGACGAAAACGTGCGGGAACTCCAGGCCTTTGGATTTGTGGGCGGTCATCAGGTTGATAGCACCGCCGAGGGCGCTGGCCTGGGACGGATGTGTGTCAGGCGGGTTTTGGTCGAGCGGTGTAGGTCGATGAATTCTAAAAAGTCCGCCAGCGTCGGGGTTGCGTCGGTAGCGCGGTCGCGTAATTTTTGGCGCAGCGTGCGCAGGCTCTCGAGCGTGGTCAGGTAGGCGTCGGGGTTTTGGGCGAGGGATTCAGGCGAGAAGTAGTGGGCAGCGAGAGAGGCGGACGAGGAGCTTTCCTCGAAGCTCCGTACAGCGATTGCAGCCCGAGCGTCCCTGGACGCCCGGCGCGTAAAGAGGAGCTTCGAGGAAAGCTCCTCGCCGGTTGGTTGCAATCGCTGTACGGAGTCGATTGGAGTAATTCCAGCACTCATCTCTAGCCCTAGTGACTTATCCAACTGCTCCTCCAGCGGCAAATTTGGTACGTCCCTGGCTCGCTCCAGCAGCCACTCGCCAAATGGCTGAAAGGTGCTGTTCGCCAGCATACTCTCCAGCCACAGTTGCCGATTTTTATAGGCATGGAGGCTCAACCGCCAAATATCCAGCGCCGAAAAGCCGAATGCCGGATGGGCGATGACCTCTGGCAGTAGGCTGTTGGCGGTGTCGAGGTTGTTTTGATGAATCGCCATGACGACCCGCGCTAGCTTGTCCAGCGCTTGAATGATGTCTTGCTCGAGGATGTCATCGTGGCGCTCGTAATTGACTATCAGATTCTGGCGGTACAGGTGTGGCAGCAGCTCGATCAGCTCCTTGTGATGGCGGGCAATGACGGTGATATGTTCTGGGTTTTCGCCACGTTCAATCAGCTCGGCAATTTGCCGGGCTACCCCTGCCCGCTCCTCGCTCACTGAGGTAAATTCCTGGATTTCAACCCGCGCGCCGCTACCAGACGCGTGTGCCGTCAATTGTTTTGACAGGCCGTCAATGGTATTCTCCAGGCGATCCGTCCCCTGGGTGATCACTCCGCGCGCCGCCGTCAGGATGTCAGCCGCCGAGCGGTAATTATCCGTCAGTACGATAATTTTTGGGTCGTGATAGTGCTGGCGGAAGCGCTGGATATTGCCAACATCGGCGCCCTGAAAACTGAAAATCGCCTGATCGTCGTCGCCGACCGCCATGATGTTGGGATTGTCCTCATCGCCAGTCAGGTCGAACAGCAGCCGCAGCTGCGCCAGGTTGGTGTCTTGAAATTCGTCGACCATGATGAACTGAAATTGCTCTTGGAGGTTGGCGCGCAGTTCCGGGTGGGATTCGCAGGCTTGAATGACGGACAAAATCATGTCGTCGTAGTCAAATAGCGAGCGCTCGGCCAGCACGTTGCCGTATGCTTCGTAGATGTCAATGGCGGCGGATAATTTCTCGCTGGCGGCAAAATCCTTCAGGACGAACTCGCCGGCGGCGTTCTTTTCGCACCATTTATTTTTCCAGGCGGTTAGCGGTTTGGTGGAGTTGGTATCGATTGCCTCCTGGGCCGTATGGGCGATGCTGAGTGCCAGAACTTGGGCGTATGGGGTGATGGAGGATGGCAAATTGGTGTGATGTGGTGCCGAGCTGGCCGTATTTTCAGAAAGTTCTGTAGCGCCTCTCTCACCGACCCTCTCGGCAATCTTCTCCGCCAGCGGCGCAAATAATTCGATGGTTTTTTTAGAAATCTTACTCGCAAATACCTGTTGGATGTCAGCGGCAATGTCGGTGATGACGCGCTGATTATCGGACGTCACTAATCGCAGTTCCGCCGGCGTCAGGCCGCTCTGCTTGAACTCGGAAATGACTCGGATCAGCTCGCTGGTGTAGACGAA
Encoded proteins:
- a CDS encoding tRNA-dihydrouridine synthase; the protein is MTCWDNLPQPFFILAPMEAVTDVVFRHVVKRAGAPDVFFTEFANATGWVHAGDKAIAGRLVKTDDEHPLVAQIWGGEPGDMEQFAGYCAKLGFDGIDINMGCPARSAIKSGGAALIRRPDVAVAAIAAAKTAGLPVSVKTRLGYTYVDEWREWLTTILQQDIVNLTIHLRTKKEMSKVPAHYELIDDIIKLRDEIAPQTLLTINGDIRNRAQGKELARQHPGINGIMIGRGIFSDPFCFRKGGVSSEIEDKRVIVGGAAPTSEQISDFSEEGADRLAGPAFSDLRAVGDGDDGSDNTKSELIYLLHYHLDLFDHYQPALGRPFETLKRFFKIYIRDFDGAKELREQLMHTTSTDEVRQLLDDQ
- the atpC gene encoding ATP synthase F1 subunit epsilon, with amino-acid sequence MDLKLVTLGGVKLDEMVYSVTIPTIDGEISVLPSHEPLVTVARDGVITVRRRQEDPDNQLEYFAISGGVVKIDYSSVQILVDEADHGDDIIEAETQAALERAIKARDEAGDQVEREKAKQLIDRHMVRLKVADLHRRKRRR
- a CDS encoding NUDIX domain-containing protein; this translates as MMNNTTLFVSTVVVKDGKLLVVQEGKNNYGQLGTWNFPAGHVEPGESLVEAAVREAKEESGYTVAIDGILSVLLKNTDSGMSLIVFFLGRIADNSLVAREAGIQQVDFVTLEALEKLNLRFPDDMIEPARRALLGKSYPLDIIMDYQEA
- the atpD gene encoding F0F1 ATP synthase subunit beta is translated as MSKTLGKIIQIVGVVVDVEFPRDVKLPAIYDALHVKNGKETLVLEVAQHLDEHTVRTIALSSTDGLARGADVVATGAPISVPVGAETQGRMFNVVGEAIDEKPQPKGKTAPIHRPAPDLSEQSNKTEILETGIKVVDLIAPLAKGGKAGLFAGAGVGKTVLITELINNIAKFHSGNSVFAGVGERTREGNDLYYEMEEAGVLDKTSLVFGQMNEPPGARLRVALSGLAMAEAFRDEGKDVLLFIDNIYRYTQAGAEVSALLGRLPSAVGYQPNLQQEMGALQERITSTKKGSITSVQAVYVPADDLTDPAPATTFAHLDATIVMNRALTEIGIYPAVDVLDSSSNSLDPEIVGEEHYRVAREVQRVLQQYKELQDIIAILGMEELSDDQKQIVARARRIQRFLAQPFHVAEKFTGNPGVYVKLEDTIRDAADILAGKYDDKPESWFYMVQGTLADQVARDAENAKQPEAKKD
- a CDS encoding UvrD-helicase domain-containing protein, with protein sequence MDFDTRYAKLNTNQRQAVDYIHGSLLVVAGPGTGKTELLSMRTAQILRQTDTLPDSILCLTFTESGAANMRQRLRQIIGEDAYKIAIHTFHSFGTEIINQHRQYFFRGADAQPADELTQHQIVTGILEGLDWRNPLSAKNNGEFVYTSELIRVISEFKQSGLTPAELRLVTSDNQRVITDIAADIQQVFASKISKKTIELFAPLAEKIAERVGERGATELSENTASSAPHHTNLPSSITPYAQVLALSIAHTAQEAIDTNSTKPLTAWKNKWCEKNAAGEFVLKDFAASEKLSAAIDIYEAYGNVLAERSLFDYDDMILSVIQACESHPELRANLQEQFQFIMVDEFQDTNLAQLRLLFDLTGDEDNPNIMAVGDDDQAIFSFQGADVGNIQRFRQHYHDPKIIVLTDNYRSAADILTAARGVITQGTDRLENTIDGLSKQLTAHASGSGARVEIQEFTSVSEERAGVARQIAELIERGENPEHITVIARHHKELIELLPHLYRQNLIVNYERHDDILEQDIIQALDKLARVVMAIHQNNLDTANSLLPEVIAHPAFGFSALDIWRLSLHAYKNRQLWLESMLANSTFQPFGEWLLERARDVPNLPLEEQLDKSLGLEMSAGITPIDSVQRLQPTGEELSSKLLFTRRASRDARAAIAVRSFEESSSSASLAAHYFSPESLAQNPDAYLTTLESLRTLRQKLRDRATDATPTLADFLEFIDLHRSTKTRLTHIRPRPAPSAVLST
- the atpG gene encoding ATP synthase F1 subunit gamma produces the protein MPSTRALKNRIRSVDSTKQITKAMQLVAASKMRRSQEADKASAPYTMAAEELLSYLASQGATDNHPLFKRRKITKRLIIVIASDKGLAGAYNTNVLKKYLELLKRDDERGIENLTLTIGRRASQFASRLKDTKIIGTYEDLPDQPSGLTFHTILNTAISMFEDGEVDAVTLVYTRFVNSMVQTAELSRLLPAGTKALIDPSEVSNTVSDAKYEPSIPEVLDAVANRLTGARLLQALLDARASEHSMRMMAMKNATDNASDLVDDLTLAMNKARQGAITQELAEISGGVEAMKQ